The window TCTTGCCCGTCCAGTCGCCCTCGTTGAGGAACTTGACGATGGTGTGCCGCGCCTCGGGCTTGGCGAGCGGCGCGCACGCGTCCTCCAGGTCCAGGAAGACCTGGTCCGCGGGGAGGCCCTGGGCCTTCTCCAGGAAGCGCGGGTTGCTTCCCGGCACGGCGAGGCAGGAGCGCCGCGGGCGAAGGCGGTTGACCTGCGGGGCGGGCGTGGTCATGCGGGGACCTCCAGGGGGTCGAGCTTGTTCGCTTTCCGGATCTCGTCGACGATGCGGCCGATGATGCCGGTGATGTCGAAGTCCTTCGGGGTGAAGACGGCGGCCACTCCGGCGGCCCTGAGCTGCTCGGCGTCACCATTGGGGATGATGCCACCGGCGATCACCGGTATATCTGTGGCACCGGCCACACGGAGCCGCTCCAGCACGTCCGGCACGAGCTGGGCGTGCGAGCCGGAGAGGATCGACAGGCCGACCGCGTGCACGTCCTCCGCGAGGGCCGCGTCCACGATCTGTTCCGGGGTGAGCCGGATGCCCTGGTAGACCACCTCGAACCCGGCGTCACGGGCCCGCACGGCGATCTGCTCGGCGCCGTTGGAGTGCCCGTCGAGACCGGGCTTGCCGACGAGGAAGCGGAGCTTGCCGACACCGAGGTCCTTGGCCGTCAGGTCGACCTTGCGGCGCACCTCGGACATGGCCGAGCCCTCCTCGGCGGGGACCGCCACCGGCGCCGACGACACACCGGTCGGCGCCCGGAACTCGCCGAACACCTCGCGCAGGGCCCCGGCCCACTCGCCGGTCGTGACCCCGGCGCGGGCGCACTCCAGGGTGGCCTCCATGAGGTTGCCGGTGCCCTTGGCGGCCTCCTTCAGCCGCTCCAGCGCCTTGCAGGGGCGCGGGTGGTTGAAGGGCGGCTGGTAGCGGGTGTCGCGCCAGTGCTGCAGCCCGGCGATCACCCGGGCCTCAACCGCCGGGTCGACCGTCTGGATGGCCGTGTCGAGATCCGCCGTCAGGGGATTCGGCTCGGTCGTCTCGAAGATGTTGACGCCGATGATCTTTTCCTGCCCGGACTCGATACGGGCCCGGCGCTCGGCGTGCGAGGAGACGAGCTGCGACTTGAGGTAGCCGGACTCGACGGCGGCCATCGCGCCGCCCATCTCCTGGATGCGGTCGATCTCCGCGAGGGACTCCTCGACGAGCTTCGTGACCTTCGCCTCGATGACGTGCGAGCCCTCGAAGATGTCCTCGTACTCCAGCAGGTCGCTCTCATGGGCGAGCACCTGCTGGATGCGCAGCGACCACTGCTGGTCCCAGGGCCGGGGGAGACCGAGGGCCTCGTTCCAGGCCGGCAGCTGCACGGCACGCGCGCGTGCGTCCTTCGAGAGGGTCACGGCCAGCATCTCGAGGACGATCCGCTGGACGTTGTTCTCCGGCTGCGCCTCGGTCAGACCGAGGGAGTTGACCTGGACGCCGTACCGGAAGCGGCGCTGCTTGGGGTTCTCGATGCCGTACCGCTCGCGCGTGACCTTGTCCCAGATCCGCCCGAACGCCCGCATCTTGCACATCTCCTCGATGAAGCGGACGCCCGCGTTCACGAAGAAGGAGATACGGGCCACGACGTCCCCGAACTTCTCGGCGGGGACCTGCCCCGAGTCGCGTACGGCATCGAGAACCGCGATCGCGGTGGACATCGCGTAGGCGATCTCCTGGACCGGCGTGGCGCCCGCCTCCTGCAGGTGGTAGCTGCAGATGTTGATCGGGTTCCACTTCGGGATGTGGGAGACCGTGTACGCGATCATGTCCGTCGTCAGCCGGAGTGAGGGCCCCGGCGGGAAGACATGGGTCCCCCGCGACAGGTACTCCTTGACGATGTCGTTCTGGGTCGTGCCCTGGAGCTTGGTGATGTCCGCGCCCTGCTCCTCGGCGACGACCTGGTAGAGCGCCAGCAGCCACATGGCGGTGGCGTTGATCGTCATCGAGGTGTTCATCTGCTCCAGGGGGATGTCCTGGAACAGCCGGCGCATGTCACCGAGGTGCGCGATCGGCACGCCGACCCGGCCGACCTCGCCGCGGGCGAGGATGTGGTCGGAGTCGTAGCCGGTCTGGGTCGGCAGGTCGAACGCCACCGACAGGCCGGTCTGCCCCTTGGCGAGGTTGCGCCGGTACAGCTCGTTGGACGCCTCGGCCGTGGAGTGACCGGCGTAGGTCCGCATGAGCCACGGCCGGTCCTTCTCCCGCTTGCCTTCGGCGGGCTGACGCTCAGTCATCTATGACCTCGGGTGTCTCAGATGTTGCGGAAGCGGTTGATGGCGTCGATGTGCTTGGCGCGCATCTCCTCGTCGCGCACGCCGAGGCCCTCCTCGGGGGCCAGGCAGAGCACGCCGACCTTGCCCTGGTGGAGGTTGCGGTGCACGTCGAACGCGGCCTGGCCGGTCTCCTCCAGGGAGTAGACCTTCGACAGCGTCGGGTGGATCTTGCCCTTCGCGATGAGCCGGTTGGCCTCCCAGGCCTCGCGGTAGTTGGCGAAGTGCGAGCCGATGATCCGCTTCAGGGACATCCACAGGTAGCGGTTGTCGTACTCGTGGTTGTAGCCCGAGGTCGAGGCGCAGGTGACGATGGTGCCGCCCTTGCGCGTGACGTAGACCGAGGCGCCGAAGGTCTCGCGGCCCGGGTGCTCGAAGACGATGTCCACGTCCTCGCCGCCGGTGAGCTCGCGGATGCGCTTGCCGAAGCGCTTCCACTCCTTCGGGTCCTGGGTGTGCTCGTCCTTCCAGAACTTGTAGCCCTCGGCGTTGCGGTCGATGATCGCCTCGGCGCCCATCGCCCGGCAGATGTCCGCCTTCTGGTCGCTGGAGACGACACAGATCGGGTTGGCGCCACCGGCCAGCGCGAACTGGGTGGCGTACGAGCCGAGTCCGCCGCTCGCGCCCCAGATCAGGACGTTGTCGCCCTGCTTCATGCCGGCGCCGTTGCGGGAGACCAGCTGGCGGTACGCCGTGGAGTTCACGAGCCCGGGGGCCGCGGCCTCCTCCCAGCTCAGGTGGTCCGGCTTCGGCATCAGCTGGTTGGACTTGACGAGGGCGATCTCCGCGAGGCCGCCGAAGTTGGTCTCGAAGCCCCAGATGCGCTGCTCGGGGTCGAGCATCGTGTCGTTGTGGCCGTCCGAGGACTCCAGCTCCACGCTCAGACAGTGCGCGACGACCTCGTCACCGGGCTTCCAGGAGTTGACGCCCGGGCCGGTGCGCAGGACGACGCCCGCGAGGTCGGAGCCGATGATGTGGTACGGCAGGTCGTGGCGCTTGGTGAGCTCGCTGAGCCGGCCGTAGCGCTCCAGGAAGCCGAAGGTCGACAGCGGCTCGAAGATCGACGTCCAGACCGAGTTGTAGTTGACCGAGGAGGCCATGACGGCCACCAAGGCCTCGCCCGGTCCGAGTTCCGGCACCGGCACGTCGTCCAGGTGGATCGACTTGCGCGGGTCCTTGTCGCGCGTCTCCAGGCCCGCGAACATCTCCGTCTCGTCCTTGTGCACGGTGATCGCGCGGTACGACTCGGGGAGCGGCAGGGCGGCGAAGTCGGCCGGGGTCGATTCCGGCGACTGGATCGCGTCCAGAATGTCCTTCACGGTCACGGTGTTGCCTCCGGCGGTGAGCACCCTGAGGGAGGGGTGCTGAGGGTTACGTCGGTGCTGCTGAGGGTTTGGGGGTTGCCGTCGGTTCGGCGGGTGGTGCTGTTCGGCAGCGCTTTGTGGCGCGGGAGGTTGCCTGTGACGCAGGCGCCCGGGCGCGCACGCCCCGGAGGGGGCTTGCGGGGACAGCCGGCGTACGAATGGTCTCTGCACGCCGGCCGCCCGGACTCTTTCAACGTATGGCACCGCGTGTCACCTGGCAAGGCACTGGGTGCCAGAACTTGCTCTCAGATGAAATCTTTACGTAACAAATGAGCGATGATCGATCAAAGCTACCGACGAGTAGGTGCTAAACGGGCGCTATCGGTCAGGGATCGAGCAGCTGCCGTGGAGGAGTCGAGGTCCGTACCGGTGCGGGGACCTGCCAGGCGGATGCGGTGGTGATCGGCCGCGGGCGTCTGGTCCCGGGAGGTGAGCGCCTCGCTGGGTGTACGGATCGAGGCGGCTGCGGGGAAGGGCTACGGCTTCGCCATGGCGGCCGAGTCGCTACCGAGACGGCTGGTGCACCTGGGCTCGGCGAAGGCGGGCGGTGCCGGCGCCGCTGGGCAAGGGGGTGCGGGTCGCCGGGACGACGGAGTTCGACCGGGACCCGGGCCGCTTCCGGCAGGGCCGCGTGGAGGCGCTGGTGGCGGCCGCGCGGCCGCATCTGCCGGGGCCGACTGGGAGCGGCGGGGGCAGGAGTGGATGGGGCCCCGCCCGATGACCCCGGACGGGAGGGGCGGACGCTGGGCCGGCGGCCCGGTTCGTGCCGGGCCGCTCCGTCCGCGTCTTCGGCGTCGGCGCTAGGCGCCCAGGCCGAGCAGCGCCACCTGCAGGGGGAGCGCCGGCTCCTCGGGGAGGGCGGGAGGCTCCTCCCCGCGGCCCGTGTGCGTGGGCGGCACGGCGCGCAGGCCCTTGATGCCGTCGGCGGCCCACTTCGCGTCCGTCGCCGGGAGGGACAGGGTCATGCGCCGCCCGTCGGCCAGTGTGGCTTCGAGCTTGTTCGGGTCGTCCGCCTGCATGGCAACTCACTTCCGTCGCGCACCATGAAGATCGTGCTTCGATATGGAGGACGGACGTGCCTGCGCGATGGTTCCCCCCGGGGGATTCCTTGAGGGATCTCTGAGGTATCTCTGAGGGACCCCTCAGAGATCCACGACGAAGCCCTCGGCCTTGCGCCCCGGCCTGGGCCCCGCGCCCGCGCCCTAGGCCCGCTCCTTCAGCGCCTGCTCGATGGTCCGCATCACCTCGTCGAGCGGCGCGTCGGTCCTGGCCACCGTCACCAGCACCTCGCCCTGCGTCGCCACGGAGGCCGGCGCCGTACGCGGCGTGGTCTCCCGGCCCGCCCCGATCCCCGTCCCGAACGTCCTCCGAACGATCGCGAAGGCGTGGTCGAGCTGTGCCTCCACGTCGCCCTGACCCCCGGCCCGCAGCCAGCGCCGCAGGACGTGGTTGTGCGCGGTGACCACCGCGGACGCGGCGACCTCCGCCAGCAGCGGGTCGTCGTTGGCGTCGTCGTCGTGCGCGTGCTCGTCGAAGTGGCCGAGGAGATACCGGGTGAA of the Streptomyces sp. T12 genome contains:
- the ccrA gene encoding crotonyl-CoA carboxylase/reductase, coding for MTVKDILDAIQSPESTPADFAALPLPESYRAITVHKDETEMFAGLETRDKDPRKSIHLDDVPVPELGPGEALVAVMASSVNYNSVWTSIFEPLSTFGFLERYGRLSELTKRHDLPYHIIGSDLAGVVLRTGPGVNSWKPGDEVVAHCLSVELESSDGHNDTMLDPEQRIWGFETNFGGLAEIALVKSNQLMPKPDHLSWEEAAAPGLVNSTAYRQLVSRNGAGMKQGDNVLIWGASGGLGSYATQFALAGGANPICVVSSDQKADICRAMGAEAIIDRNAEGYKFWKDEHTQDPKEWKRFGKRIRELTGGEDVDIVFEHPGRETFGASVYVTRKGGTIVTCASTSGYNHEYDNRYLWMSLKRIIGSHFANYREAWEANRLIAKGKIHPTLSKVYSLEETGQAAFDVHRNLHQGKVGVLCLAPEEGLGVRDEEMRAKHIDAINRFRNI
- a CDS encoding protein meaA → MTERQPAEGKREKDRPWLMRTYAGHSTAEASNELYRRNLAKGQTGLSVAFDLPTQTGYDSDHILARGEVGRVGVPIAHLGDMRRLFQDIPLEQMNTSMTINATAMWLLALYQVVAEEQGADITKLQGTTQNDIVKEYLSRGTHVFPPGPSLRLTTDMIAYTVSHIPKWNPINICSYHLQEAGATPVQEIAYAMSTAIAVLDAVRDSGQVPAEKFGDVVARISFFVNAGVRFIEEMCKMRAFGRIWDKVTRERYGIENPKQRRFRYGVQVNSLGLTEAQPENNVQRIVLEMLAVTLSKDARARAVQLPAWNEALGLPRPWDQQWSLRIQQVLAHESDLLEYEDIFEGSHVIEAKVTKLVEESLAEIDRIQEMGGAMAAVESGYLKSQLVSSHAERRARIESGQEKIIGVNIFETTEPNPLTADLDTAIQTVDPAVEARVIAGLQHWRDTRYQPPFNHPRPCKALERLKEAAKGTGNLMEATLECARAGVTTGEWAGALREVFGEFRAPTGVSSAPVAVPAEEGSAMSEVRRKVDLTAKDLGVGKLRFLVGKPGLDGHSNGAEQIAVRARDAGFEVVYQGIRLTPEQIVDAALAEDVHAVGLSILSGSHAQLVPDVLERLRVAGATDIPVIAGGIIPNGDAEQLRAAGVAAVFTPKDFDITGIIGRIVDEIRKANKLDPLEVPA